A region of the bacterium genome:
TTTGAGCCTCGGCGTGGACAGGACTCACGAATCCTCGGGATCGGGCGGCACCTCGACGTAGCAGCTGGGCAAGCGCCTCATGATCGCGATGCTGTATACGAGTTCCTGGCCGTCGTAGTAGCCCTCGCTCCATTTGCCGTCCTCGCCACGCTCTTTCGGGGCGCGATGTCGAAACTTCACGAACTCTCCGCCCAGAAGCTTCGCGCAGGCACGCTCGTTCCACTCCCGCATTTCATGCGTACCCGCCGCGAATCCGTTGAGATAGTCCGGATCGTCATCGACTTGCTCCGCGAGATCTTCGACCTGGTCCATCGCGGCGCCGAGTCGCTCGTTGATGGTCAGGTTGGTCTGCTCGGCTTTCCAAACGGCGTGACGCGCCAGCGTCAACTCGTAGTCGTCCGGGTAGGTGTCATCGCCACGACCGTTCCATGATGACGAATCCCTGGCCTCGGCTTCGGTGGCGAATCGCTCGGCGACCGCCGCCAGTAGCCGATCGACCGCATCGACGTCCTTGGCCTTGATCAGATCTCGTGGGACGGTGACCTCCAGCTCGATGGCGCAGTTCCGCTCGTCATACAGCGTGAACGGGCCGTCTTGCCGCGGGAACAACGTGGTCGCCGGAACGGTCACCATCAGTTCGGCTTTCTTGCGCTTGATCTGCACCTTGTTGACCTTGGCCAACTCTCCGGGCTCGAACTTGCGTCCCGCTTTGGAGCTGACGAACCGGCCGGAGACATCGTTGTTGGAGTAACTCCCCGAACAGCTGGAGTAGGACTCGATCTCGAGGGTCACCCAGGCTCCGCGCCAGCGGGCCCGGACCGCGTCTTCGAATTCACCGGCGACCAGCGTGTTGCACAGCAGCAATGCGGCGAGCGCCGCGACGATCGGGCCGTATCGTCTCATGATCACCTCTCCGAAGCATCCAGGGGGAATCGAACCTTCATTAATGGATAGTGCCTCTCCGGGCCTGGAGCAAGAGCCGCCGGTCTTGTCTTCGCACCTCTGACTTGCTCGACGGGAGTTGTCAGGACCTACGACGCGATTCCGTCGTATGAGGGGTCGTACGGTGACACAAGCGACAGCATCGAGCGGCTGCCCAGCCTGGGAGCTTGCCTGCCCCTGAGGTCAGGCCGGAGTCGCTTCCAGCGACGAATTTTCCAGCGAGTTCAGCGCACCCATCAAAAGGTCGAGCTCGGCCTCGAGCATTCGCAGCGCTTCCGCCCCATGCGCGAGATCGCCTTCGCGACCCAGAGTTTCGAGACAGAGTGCGGCCTCGGCGGCGGGAGCGGCGGCGAGATTGGCCAGGCCACCTTTCAAAGCATGCGCCAAGCACTCCACGTTGTGAGCGTCGCCGGCGTCCAAGGCCTGCCGGATCTCCTCGACGCGCCGGGCACTGTCCTGGCGAAGCAGCTCGACCACTTCGGCCAGAAGCACAGGGTCGCCGCCGGCGCGCTCCAGCGCTGCCTCGAAGTCGAACAGCTTGCGCGGGCCGGATGACGCACCCCTCGAAGTCGTGTCGATCGATCTGGAGTGACCGGCGATGATTCGAAGCAGCTCGTCGATCTGCAGCGGCTTGGTCGTGTAGTCGTCCATTCCGGCCTCGAGGCATCGCTCCCGATCGCCCTTCATGGCGTGGGCGGTGAGCGCGACTATCGGCAGGTGTTCACCGGTCGAACGCTCCAGTTCGCGAATTGCGGCGGTAGCCTCGAGGCCATCCATCTCGGGCATCTGTACGTCCATCAACACCAGATCGAATCGTTCCCGCGAACACGCGGTGACGGCATCGCTACCGTTGCCCGCGGGAACGACCGTGTGACCGTGTCCTTCGAGCACGCGGGTGACGAGCCGCAGGTTGATCGCATTGTCCTCGGCGACCAGGACTCGCAGCCCGGGAGCTTGCGTTGCGCCGTCGCTGCCGACAGCATGGGATTCTCTTCGACGTCGATCTTTCATGAGCTCAACGGTGAAGAAGAAATTGCTGCCACGACCGGGGTCGCTTTCGACCCATATCTTTCCCCGCATCATCTCGATCAGTTGCGAGGAGATTGCGAGTCCCAGTCCCGTTCCGCCGTGAAGTCGAGTCGTCGAACCGTCTGCCTGAGAGAATGACTCGAAGATCAATTCCCGCTTGTTCTGAGGAATCCCGATACCACTATCGGCGACCTCGAACTGGAGGCGCAGATTTCCGCCGTCGTCGGCCGCACGGGCGACACGAACCTGGACCCCGCCGCCTTCAGTGAACTTGATCGCGTTGCCCAC
Encoded here:
- a CDS encoding response regulator — protein: EFLANMSHEIRTPMNGILGMTGLALETELDAEQSGHLDAVRFSAESLLTIIDDILDISKIEAGKLSLESIPFSLREVVCEAVKSFAHRASEKQLELVHSIESGIPDLLIGDPVRLRQVLLNLVGNAIKFTEGGGVQVRVARAADDGGNLRLQFEVADSGIGIPQNKRELIFESFSQADGSTTRLHGGTGLGLAISSQLIEMMRGKIWVESDPGRGSNFFFTVELMKDRRRRESHAVGSDGATQAPGLRVLVAEDNAINLRLVTRVLEGHGHTVVPAGNGSDAVTACSRERFDLVLMDVQMPEMDGLEATAAIRELERSTGEHLPIVALTAHAMKGDRERCLEAGMDDYTTKPLQIDELLRIIAGHSRSIDTTSRGASSGPRKLFDFEAALERAGGDPVLLAEVVELLRQDSARRVEEIRQALDAGDAHNVECLAHALKGGLANLAAAPAAEAALCLETLGREGDLAHGAEALRMLEAELDLLMGALNSLENSSLEATPA